Proteins encoded by one window of Geobacter sp. DSM 9736:
- a CDS encoding tetratricopeptide repeat protein yields the protein MSGLSWIKGIALLSSIIYLCSCASIVSGGPKTLPIMSQPDEANFEIIDIRTGNTILKARTPYTATLERSAGFFQNAKYKIKLVKDGYLPQEHQIDSSINGWYFGNIIFGGLIGILIVDPATGAMWKIYDDNINVKLYPDSKEGRISLATEKYNGEEPYKNDDYNQAISDTTTAIGYYPEYIDAYCLRSAAFVRIGELEKAMSDLNKAIELKSDYPRGYKERAELYIKKDEFKKALSDLDKAISLKSDYADALLVRGKTHLRLNNNAEAKTDIRSACEMGNTSACHFQF from the coding sequence ATGTCAGGTCTTAGCTGGATAAAGGGAATTGCACTACTGTCATCAATAATTTATCTCTGTAGTTGCGCTTCTATAGTTTCAGGTGGTCCAAAGACACTGCCCATCATGTCTCAACCGGATGAGGCAAATTTTGAAATCATTGACATTAGGACGGGAAATACAATTCTTAAGGCAAGAACGCCTTACACTGCCACCCTTGAACGGTCGGCTGGTTTTTTCCAGAATGCAAAATACAAGATCAAATTAGTTAAGGATGGTTATTTGCCCCAAGAACATCAAATTGATTCAAGCATTAACGGATGGTATTTCGGCAACATTATCTTTGGTGGATTAATTGGCATTCTAATAGTAGATCCCGCTACAGGAGCAATGTGGAAAATTTATGATGACAATATTAATGTCAAATTATATCCCGATAGTAAGGAAGGCAGGATTTCACTAGCAACAGAAAAATATAATGGTGAAGAACCGTACAAAAATGATGACTATAACCAAGCAATAAGCGACACTACCACGGCAATTGGATACTATCCTGAATACATTGATGCTTATTGCTTAAGAAGCGCAGCATTTGTCAGAATTGGTGAGCTAGAAAAAGCAATGAGCGACCTTAACAAGGCTATCGAGTTAAAATCAGATTATCCCAGGGGATATAAGGAGAGAGCGGAGTTATACATAAAAAAGGATGAATTCAAAAAAGCTTTATCCGACCTTGACAAGGCAATATCTCTTAAATCAGATTATGCAGATGCTCTCTTAGTACGCGGAAAAACGCACTTAAGACTAAATAATAATGCTGAGGCAAAGACAGATATCAGGTCTGCCTGTGAGATGGGTAATACTAGTGCCTGCCACTTCCAGTTCTAA
- a CDS encoding substrate-binding domain-containing protein, whose product MKKLMLAAVAWFLVGATSAQAQEVIRLYGPGGPAPAMKEAATTFGKKAGVQIEITAGPSSQWVDRAKKDADIIYSGSETMMTDLVFALEGIISHTDVRPLYLRPLSMLVRPGNPRAIKGFNDLLRPDVKILVVNGAGQSGVWEDMAGRKGDIGTVRTIRGNIAAFAKSSAEARQMWMERQDIDVWLIWNIWQVANRELAETVPLEPEYRIYRDTGIALTLQGKGKPAARGFADFLASPEGAKIFRKWGWITP is encoded by the coding sequence ATGAAAAAACTGATGCTGGCGGCAGTCGCATGGTTCCTGGTCGGTGCAACTTCGGCACAGGCGCAGGAGGTGATCCGTTTGTACGGGCCGGGAGGGCCTGCCCCTGCCATGAAGGAAGCGGCGACGACATTCGGAAAGAAGGCGGGCGTGCAGATCGAAATTACAGCAGGGCCGTCAAGTCAGTGGGTCGATCGTGCAAAAAAGGATGCCGACATTATCTACAGCGGATCGGAAACCATGATGACGGATCTGGTGTTTGCTCTGGAAGGCATCATCTCTCACACCGACGTTCGACCTCTTTATCTGCGGCCCCTGTCGATGCTGGTCCGCCCGGGTAATCCGAGAGCGATCAAGGGATTCAACGACCTGCTCAGGCCCGACGTGAAGATCCTGGTGGTGAACGGTGCGGGGCAGAGCGGAGTATGGGAGGATATGGCGGGGCGGAAGGGGGATATCGGGACAGTGCGAACGATACGGGGCAATATAGCCGCATTCGCTAAAAGCAGCGCAGAGGCTCGTCAGATGTGGATGGAGCGGCAGGACATCGACGTGTGGCTCATCTGGAATATCTGGCAGGTGGCAAACCGGGAGCTCGCAGAGACGGTCCCCCTGGAGCCGGAATACCGCATCTACCGCGACACCGGCATAGCTCTGACCCTGCAGGGGAAGGGAAAGCCTGCGGCCAGGGGATTTGCTGATTTTCTAGCATCACCTGAGGGGGCTAAGATATTCAGGAAATGGGGGTGGATCACACCCTGA
- a CDS encoding mucoidy inhibitor MuiA family protein, producing the protein MHLIRIIPLLALFLPIFANATEFRSVQAIPRITAVTVYPDRAMTTRTATVKLTRGSYLIALEPLPVLLQDDSIRVEGKGSARATIVGTEVKRTFLEQVPEKRAGEIEEEIRTLQRKLGSLDARITALSAQKGFIESIRVAWGDRISKELAVGKPTSTELNEALTFVGDGVATVEEKTRDLETEKTRLSDRIDALHRELEAVRGSSQRESKRVEVTVEAAADGELTLELSGVVPHAGWEPSYDARLSPEGSSTELVFRAQVRQQTGEDWNDVNLSLSTARPAIGGTPPELNPWRVSFFRPMPVRAFSAPPPAPLGMRAYGAAPKAEDGAAMAEAAPAADYLTAQVAEEQTSILFQISRSVDIPSDGTRHGNVVAIQKIPVTVEYLAVPKRSPHAYLRSELVNRATYPLLPGKVNIFSGGSFTGSSYLKRVAPGEKFDLFFGVDDQITVKREELKRHAEAGLFGKNRQTYLYRIEAGNFRKEGQTLTIRDQLPVAEDEEIKVSLESPSRKPDEQKPDGTLTWKIRVEPGKKEALTFGIAVEYPKDREVSGL; encoded by the coding sequence ATGCACCTCATCCGCATAATCCCCCTCCTCGCTCTATTCCTTCCCATTTTCGCCAATGCCACCGAGTTCCGCAGCGTGCAGGCGATTCCACGAATAACCGCCGTCACCGTCTACCCAGACCGAGCCATGACGACCCGCACGGCAACCGTGAAGCTGACACGGGGAAGCTACCTCATCGCGCTGGAACCGCTGCCGGTTCTCCTGCAGGACGATTCCATCAGGGTCGAGGGGAAGGGAAGCGCCAGGGCGACCATCGTGGGCACCGAGGTAAAGCGGACCTTCCTGGAGCAGGTCCCGGAAAAGCGGGCCGGGGAGATCGAGGAGGAGATACGGACCCTGCAGCGCAAGCTCGGGAGCTTGGATGCCCGTATCACGGCACTCTCTGCCCAGAAGGGGTTCATCGAATCGATCAGGGTGGCATGGGGGGACCGGATATCCAAGGAGCTGGCAGTGGGGAAACCGACCTCGACAGAGCTGAACGAGGCGCTTACATTCGTCGGGGACGGAGTGGCGACGGTGGAGGAGAAGACACGGGATCTGGAGACGGAGAAGACTCGGCTCAGTGACAGGATTGACGCGCTCCATCGCGAGCTGGAAGCCGTTCGCGGCTCATCCCAGAGGGAATCGAAGCGCGTGGAGGTGACGGTCGAGGCGGCTGCTGACGGAGAACTCACGCTGGAGCTTTCCGGGGTTGTACCCCATGCAGGGTGGGAGCCTTCCTACGATGCGCGCCTCTCCCCCGAAGGAAGCTCGACGGAGCTTGTATTCAGGGCCCAGGTGCGGCAGCAGACGGGGGAGGACTGGAATGATGTGAACCTTTCCCTCTCCACCGCCCGCCCCGCCATCGGCGGAACCCCCCCCGAGCTGAATCCCTGGCGGGTCTCCTTCTTCCGTCCGATGCCTGTCCGCGCCTTTTCGGCACCGCCACCGGCGCCACTCGGAATGAGGGCTTACGGGGCAGCGCCAAAAGCGGAAGATGGCGCCGCCATGGCGGAGGCGGCTCCGGCTGCGGACTATCTCACCGCACAGGTGGCAGAAGAGCAGACGTCGATCCTCTTCCAGATATCGCGATCGGTGGACATCCCCTCCGACGGCACGCGGCACGGGAACGTGGTGGCGATCCAGAAGATTCCGGTGACGGTGGAGTACCTTGCAGTGCCGAAGCGCTCTCCCCACGCCTACCTCCGGTCGGAGCTAGTGAACAGGGCCACCTACCCTCTTCTTCCCGGCAAGGTGAATATTTTCTCCGGCGGCAGTTTTACCGGCAGTTCGTACCTGAAAAGGGTAGCCCCCGGCGAGAAGTTCGACCTCTTTTTCGGAGTCGACGACCAGATAACAGTAAAGCGGGAGGAGCTGAAGCGCCACGCTGAGGCCGGGCTTTTCGGCAAAAACAGGCAGACCTACCTCTACCGCATCGAAGCAGGGAACTTCCGGAAAGAAGGGCAGACACTTACCATCCGCGACCAGCTGCCGGTGGCGGAGGACGAGGAGATCAAGGTCTCCCTCGAAAGCCCAAGCAGGAAGCCGGACGAGCAGAAGCCGGATGGCACACTGACGTGGAAGATTCGGGTCGAGCCGGGGAAGAAAGAGGCGCTCACCTTCGGTATCGCCGTGGAGTACCCGAAGGATCGGGAAGTCTCAGGGCTGTAA
- a CDS encoding nitroreductase family protein, with protein sequence MDALEAIRTRRSVRKFSSRPVEAEKLAAVLEAARLAPSWANMQCWRFVVVEDPEARAQLSQLSNVESYFAPRGYKTNPAQKALAEAPVVLVACGVPGDSGDLRGQQYYLCDVGIAAQNLMLAAHAVGLGSVFVGVYDEEGIAEILDIPPEIRIVGLFPLGYPEGESKGGPPRKPLEEIVFRGKWKA encoded by the coding sequence ATGGATGCACTTGAAGCTATCAGGACGAGAAGGAGTGTACGTAAATTTTCGAGTCGCCCGGTAGAGGCGGAAAAACTTGCCGCAGTCCTCGAAGCGGCCCGCCTCGCCCCATCCTGGGCCAACATGCAGTGTTGGCGATTTGTTGTGGTTGAGGACCCGGAAGCGCGCGCGCAGCTCAGCCAGTTGTCCAACGTGGAAAGCTACTTCGCACCCAGGGGATACAAGACCAACCCCGCCCAGAAGGCCTTGGCGGAGGCTCCGGTGGTGTTGGTCGCTTGCGGAGTGCCGGGAGACTCGGGTGACCTTCGGGGGCAGCAATACTACCTCTGCGATGTGGGGATCGCGGCCCAGAACCTGATGCTCGCCGCCCATGCCGTGGGGCTGGGATCGGTCTTCGTCGGGGTGTATGACGAAGAAGGAATAGCCGAAATCCTCGATATTCCACCCGAAATACGGATCGTAGGGCTCTTCCCCCTGGGGTATCCGGAAGGTGAGTCTAAGGGAGGCCCGCCGCGCAAGCCGCTGGAGGAAATCGTCTTCCGCGGAAAATGGAAGGCATGA
- a CDS encoding bifunctional diguanylate cyclase/phosphodiesterase: MGILKDDASTWSDIVTRTLYRKITKGHELHEKEQFSDLHRRTVLVAKARWIILLLIGIYGACAGSFFYFSRFGFFLTHSQQLVLLGSVLAVVFYNSAYHFFYGTISRIRWAGFFQILLDILFVTILIHFSGGVASWFWPVYLLVTIEAAFLLDRTRDVWVMGAVGGVIYGTLLAAEYAGSVQHMKMPFVAGDVHLDYLHLVLMWSWVAILNTTAAVILTFLMSVIRLETRRLRQSEERLLSFIDAANDLIVCVTPKGEVIYVNEAWRQDLGYSPEESAGTLLWDMVHPHSRTQFKKHVQHVIEGGSGAVIETTFTTRDGQDLALEGAVTCSRENETQVAVWGIFRDITERKIAQEQLYYLAHYDTLTNLPNRAMFVDWLKRAKAQASRSRSGIAIMFLDLDRFKIINDTLGHPVGDKLLQSVAKRLSACMREVDTVARIGGDEFIIVAEQIKERLDADKIAQKVLSALSEPYLIDEHELFITTSLGISLYPDDDEDLDNLIKKADIAMYAAKSHKHNTFKFYDASMDEHAYKRFTLENGIRKALENDEFRLHYQPKVNIVTGEITAMEALLRWEHPDLGLVSPVEFIPVAEETGLILPLGEWVLNMACIQNKQWQAEGLFKLRIAVNISGHQLQQKNFVQVVKQALEQSGLEYQYLELEITETVIMQSPEFTVAVLSELKEMGIHISIDDFGTGYSSLSHLKRFSVNTLKIDKSFVRNVVTNVTDATIAKAIISLGSNLNLNVIAEGVETEGQLSFLRDTMCDEIQGYLFSRPMTPEKVVEFMKEDTSGMLNGRS; this comes from the coding sequence ATGGGAATATTGAAAGACGATGCCTCCACCTGGTCTGACATCGTAACTCGCACCCTCTACAGAAAAATCACTAAGGGTCATGAACTTCATGAAAAGGAGCAATTCAGCGATCTCCATCGCCGGACGGTGCTGGTAGCCAAAGCGAGATGGATCATACTGCTGTTGATAGGTATTTACGGTGCTTGCGCGGGAAGTTTTTTTTATTTCAGCCGATTCGGCTTCTTCCTTACGCATTCACAGCAGCTCGTCCTTTTAGGCAGCGTGCTCGCAGTTGTGTTCTACAACTCTGCCTATCACTTTTTCTATGGAACGATCTCCCGGATCAGGTGGGCAGGTTTTTTCCAGATTCTGCTCGACATCCTCTTCGTCACCATCCTCATCCATTTCAGCGGCGGAGTTGCCAGCTGGTTTTGGCCAGTGTATCTGCTGGTCACGATCGAAGCGGCTTTTCTCCTGGACCGGACCAGGGATGTATGGGTGATGGGCGCTGTCGGCGGCGTTATATACGGAACATTGCTGGCAGCGGAATACGCCGGATCCGTTCAACACATGAAAATGCCGTTTGTAGCAGGTGACGTTCACCTGGATTATCTTCATCTTGTCCTGATGTGGTCATGGGTCGCCATTCTGAACACTACGGCTGCGGTTATCCTCACGTTCCTCATGTCGGTGATCAGGCTTGAAACACGCCGTTTGCGACAAAGCGAGGAACGACTGCTCAGCTTCATCGATGCGGCAAATGACCTTATCGTCTGCGTTACTCCGAAAGGAGAGGTTATCTACGTGAACGAGGCCTGGCGGCAGGATCTGGGATATTCCCCAGAGGAATCTGCCGGAACGCTACTATGGGACATGGTCCATCCACACAGCAGGACACAGTTCAAGAAGCATGTGCAGCATGTCATCGAAGGGGGCAGCGGCGCGGTTATCGAGACTACTTTTACAACACGTGATGGACAGGACTTGGCTCTCGAAGGAGCAGTAACCTGCAGCCGTGAGAATGAAACGCAAGTGGCGGTATGGGGGATATTCCGCGACATAACCGAGCGCAAGATCGCCCAGGAGCAGCTTTACTACCTGGCACACTACGACACCCTCACCAACCTCCCCAATCGCGCCATGTTCGTAGACTGGCTGAAACGGGCCAAGGCGCAGGCGAGCCGATCCCGATCGGGAATCGCCATCATGTTTCTCGACCTGGATCGATTCAAGATCATAAATGATACATTGGGGCACCCGGTAGGAGACAAGCTGCTCCAGTCGGTAGCCAAACGGCTTTCCGCGTGTATGCGCGAAGTTGATACCGTTGCCCGCATCGGTGGCGATGAATTCATCATCGTCGCGGAGCAGATAAAGGAAAGGCTCGATGCCGACAAAATCGCCCAAAAGGTATTATCGGCCCTGTCCGAACCGTATCTGATCGATGAGCACGAACTGTTTATCACGACCAGCCTCGGTATCTCCCTCTATCCTGATGATGATGAGGATCTGGACAACCTGATCAAAAAAGCCGACATTGCCATGTACGCAGCAAAGAGCCATAAGCACAACACCTTCAAGTTCTATGACGCCTCCATGGACGAACATGCTTACAAGAGATTCACGCTTGAAAACGGCATCCGCAAAGCGCTCGAAAATGACGAATTCCGTCTGCACTATCAGCCCAAGGTAAATATCGTGACGGGAGAGATAACGGCAATGGAGGCGTTACTGCGCTGGGAACACCCCGACCTTGGGCTCGTCTCCCCGGTGGAATTCATCCCTGTCGCCGAAGAAACGGGGCTGATCCTCCCTCTGGGAGAATGGGTGCTGAACATGGCATGCATCCAGAACAAGCAGTGGCAGGCAGAGGGGCTTTTCAAGCTCCGTATTGCCGTCAACATATCAGGTCATCAACTCCAGCAGAAGAATTTCGTTCAAGTGGTGAAGCAGGCGCTGGAGCAAAGCGGCCTGGAGTACCAATACCTGGAACTGGAGATTACCGAAACGGTAATAATGCAGAGTCCAGAATTTACCGTTGCCGTGCTTAGTGAACTGAAGGAGATGGGGATCCACATCTCGATTGATGATTTCGGTACCGGCTATTCCTCTCTTTCCCACTTGAAGCGTTTTTCGGTAAATACCCTGAAAATCGACAAATCGTTCGTGCGTAATGTTGTCACCAATGTAACTGACGCGACGATAGCCAAGGCCATCATCTCTTTGGGCAGCAATCTCAACTTGAATGTCATTGCCGAAGGCGTCGAAACAGAGGGGCAACTATCTTTCCTGCGCGACACCATGTGTGACGAGATCCAGGGATATCTCTTCAGCAGGCCGATGACACCTGAAAAGGTCGTAGAATTTATGAAAGAGGATACGTCAGGTATGTTGAACGGACGAAGCTAG
- a CDS encoding methyl-accepting chemotaxis protein: MNRLWSFYLDFSIRVRLAILCICYSACIVATAVAFQFDSFAVKYGSLALFIILGGIFGALNIWSIDGPLQRAVGHLNTMSQGDLSRQMEIEFDNELSRMLRAMMAMQESMCGVLSGVQDAGLQMEQSSFQIADISGKFSEVSAEQQQRFEAVSSATVELQQTSDSIREMAESARGKAGETQTEAERGMQAVTDNIEMMKSTVREVDVAAAETSALQSVGEKIQQIVVSITDIADQTNLLALNAAIEAARAGDQGRGFAVVADEVRSLAARTSKETEEIARIIDEFGGQVDKTTRTMETVVTRVKESESKSEETAAVIERMVDSVRHSATANLRISEESREQMARLAQFQETLGSLATTLRESTSRVEVTATISADLNRVAHDLNSMMARFHFNKDAVVRTAGLEKRRHPRAHNGLLTLLHLPDGVSKVEGISSDFSMSGMQLRIPVSAGVSTGDPVLLEVMTPCASLAEYNSQQPFKVGARVVWCRNQEHGLACGVEFDGVEQAQKERLRAAFEYFHKPADYAA; the protein is encoded by the coding sequence ATGAACCGTCTCTGGAGTTTCTACCTCGACTTCTCCATCAGAGTGCGCCTCGCCATTCTTTGCATCTGCTACAGTGCCTGCATCGTTGCCACCGCAGTCGCCTTCCAGTTCGATTCCTTTGCCGTCAAGTACGGCTCTCTCGCGCTCTTCATCATTCTCGGGGGGATCTTCGGCGCTCTCAATATCTGGTCCATCGACGGGCCGCTTCAGCGGGCGGTCGGCCATCTGAACACGATGTCCCAGGGTGACCTGAGCAGGCAGATGGAGATCGAGTTCGACAACGAACTGAGCCGGATGCTCAGGGCGATGATGGCGATGCAGGAATCGATGTGCGGAGTGCTCTCGGGGGTGCAGGATGCGGGGCTTCAGATGGAGCAGTCTTCCTTCCAGATCGCGGACATCTCCGGGAAATTCTCGGAGGTGAGCGCGGAACAGCAGCAGCGTTTCGAGGCCGTTTCCTCCGCGACCGTCGAATTGCAGCAGACCTCCGACTCGATCAGGGAGATGGCGGAATCTGCGCGGGGAAAGGCGGGAGAAACCCAGACCGAGGCGGAACGCGGGATGCAGGCCGTTACCGACAACATCGAGATGATGAAGAGCACCGTGCGGGAGGTTGACGTTGCGGCGGCGGAGACGTCGGCGCTTCAGTCCGTGGGAGAAAAGATCCAGCAGATCGTGGTGAGCATCACCGATATTGCGGACCAGACGAACCTGCTCGCGCTCAACGCTGCCATCGAAGCTGCACGGGCAGGAGACCAGGGTCGCGGATTCGCCGTCGTTGCAGACGAGGTCCGCTCGCTCGCTGCCCGCACCTCCAAAGAGACGGAAGAGATAGCTCGCATCATCGATGAATTCGGAGGGCAGGTGGACAAGACGACCCGCACCATGGAAACAGTCGTTACACGGGTGAAAGAGAGCGAGAGCAAGTCCGAGGAAACCGCCGCAGTGATTGAGCGGATGGTGGATTCGGTACGCCACTCGGCGACGGCGAACCTGCGCATATCGGAGGAGAGCCGGGAGCAGATGGCAAGACTCGCGCAGTTCCAGGAAACGCTCGGTTCCCTCGCCACGACGCTCAGGGAGAGCACCTCGAGAGTGGAAGTGACTGCGACCATCAGCGCCGACCTCAACCGGGTTGCTCACGATCTCAACTCGATGATGGCGCGGTTCCACTTCAACAAGGACGCCGTTGTCCGCACGGCCGGCCTTGAGAAACGCCGCCACCCGCGGGCACATAATGGCCTGCTGACGCTTCTGCATCTCCCGGACGGGGTCTCGAAGGTCGAGGGGATCAGCAGCGACTTCAGCATGTCGGGGATGCAGCTTCGAATCCCCGTGTCGGCAGGTGTTTCCACCGGCGACCCGGTACTGCTCGAAGTGATGACCCCCTGCGCTTCGCTCGCCGAGTACAACAGCCAGCAACCGTTTAAGGTGGGGGCACGGGTAGTGTGGTGCCGAAACCAGGAGCACGGCCTGGCGTGCGGCGTCGAGTTCGATGGCGTCGAGCAGGCGCAGAAGGAGCGGCTGAGAGCAGCGTTCGAGTACTTCCACAAACCGGCCGACTATGCCGCGTGA
- the selB gene encoding selenocysteine-specific translation elongation factor gives MKHLILGTAGHIDHGKTSLVKTLTGIDTDRLPEEKARGITIELGFAHLSLPGGIEIGIVDVPGHERFVRTMVAGVGGMDLVMLVIAADEGIMPQTREHLEICQLLGVKRGVVALTKSDLVDADWLALAGEEVADYLSGTFLEGARIIPVSSRTGEGIDALKVELARLCAEVEEKKAAGRFRLPVDRVFTVPGFGTVVTGTLLSGEVRVGDEVELLPLHREGRVRGVQTHGMKSDVASAGQRVAVNLQGVEHTEVSRGDIVVPRGIYHPTWTVDTRLHYLPSAPRELRHRATLRLHSATYEVPAQVILLDRDSLKPGETAFAQLRLGSSALLLPGDPFVLRSYSPQATLGGGRVLDPAPPRRRRRNEDALALLAALDEGDEADRVLFLVREALLSGISLEELSQRSGLPIRRLDVLLAELLSKGSVVQVVREPRIFMTRPTFDSLKEFISSELATYLRENPLRNGMGKEELKSRIPKRADSRFFGPLLAALEKEGKVAVERDLVKATTGEKPSDNGSRLSVPLQAALRKAGIEPPTVKELAEAVKAKEKEVLDHLHLLVREGKSVKVKNDLFYAPESLALLREKLVGFLKEKKEITPGEFRELTGLSRKFMIPVLEYFDQEKVTIRVGDKRALRRG, from the coding sequence ATGAAGCACCTCATACTCGGCACAGCAGGGCACATCGACCACGGCAAGACATCACTAGTCAAAACCCTTACCGGGATCGACACGGACAGGCTTCCCGAGGAGAAGGCGCGCGGGATTACCATCGAGCTCGGCTTCGCCCACCTCTCGCTACCGGGGGGCATCGAAATCGGCATCGTCGATGTTCCCGGTCACGAACGCTTCGTACGGACGATGGTGGCGGGAGTCGGGGGGATGGATCTCGTTATGCTCGTCATTGCCGCTGACGAAGGAATCATGCCGCAGACCCGGGAACACCTGGAAATCTGCCAGTTGCTCGGGGTGAAACGGGGGGTTGTGGCGCTTACCAAAAGCGACCTCGTGGATGCGGACTGGCTTGCCCTGGCGGGCGAGGAGGTTGCCGACTACCTCTCGGGCACCTTTCTCGAAGGAGCACGGATCATCCCGGTATCGTCCAGGACGGGTGAGGGGATCGATGCACTGAAAGTCGAACTGGCACGTCTCTGCGCCGAGGTGGAAGAGAAGAAGGCAGCGGGCCGGTTCCGCCTTCCGGTTGATCGCGTATTTACCGTCCCCGGGTTCGGGACGGTGGTCACAGGAACGCTCCTTTCCGGGGAGGTACGGGTGGGTGATGAGGTCGAACTACTCCCGCTGCACCGGGAAGGGCGGGTGCGCGGCGTTCAGACACACGGCATGAAGAGCGATGTTGCCTCTGCCGGTCAGAGGGTCGCGGTGAACCTGCAGGGGGTCGAGCACACGGAGGTTTCCCGTGGTGACATCGTGGTTCCACGGGGCATATATCACCCTACCTGGACTGTGGACACACGACTTCACTACCTCCCTTCCGCACCGCGGGAACTTCGACACCGGGCAACGCTCCGCCTTCATTCCGCTACCTACGAAGTGCCCGCCCAGGTCATCCTACTGGACCGCGACAGCCTGAAGCCGGGAGAAACTGCTTTTGCGCAATTGCGGCTCGGATCGTCGGCACTCCTTCTTCCCGGGGACCCTTTCGTATTGCGGAGCTATTCACCCCAGGCAACCCTGGGAGGTGGAAGGGTGCTCGATCCGGCGCCTCCCCGCCGCCGGCGCCGCAACGAGGATGCCCTCGCCCTGCTGGCCGCTCTGGATGAAGGGGATGAAGCCGACCGCGTTCTTTTTCTCGTACGGGAAGCTCTACTGTCGGGCATCTCTCTTGAGGAACTCTCCCAGCGAAGCGGCCTTCCCATCAGGCGGTTGGATGTTCTCCTGGCGGAGCTCCTGTCAAAAGGCTCAGTTGTGCAGGTAGTGCGGGAACCGAGGATCTTCATGACCCGCCCCACCTTCGACTCGCTGAAAGAGTTTATCTCATCCGAACTGGCAACTTACCTCAGGGAGAATCCGCTCCGCAACGGAATGGGAAAGGAGGAGCTCAAATCCCGAATCCCGAAGCGTGCCGACTCCCGATTCTTCGGGCCTCTTCTCGCTGCACTGGAAAAAGAAGGGAAAGTGGCGGTGGAGCGGGACCTCGTGAAGGCAACGACGGGAGAGAAGCCCTCCGATAATGGGTCGCGTCTCTCTGTCCCCTTGCAGGCCGCGCTCCGGAAGGCAGGAATCGAGCCCCCCACCGTCAAGGAACTGGCCGAGGCCGTCAAGGCGAAGGAGAAGGAAGTGCTGGACCACCTCCACCTCCTTGTTCGCGAGGGAAAGAGTGTGAAGGTGAAAAACGACCTCTTCTATGCGCCGGAGTCCCTTGCGCTTCTCCGGGAAAAGCTCGTCGGGTTCCTTAAGGAGAAGAAGGAAATAACGCCCGGAGAGTTCCGTGAACTGACGGGGTTATCCCGTAAATTCATGATTCCGGTCCTCGAATATTTCGACCAGGAAAAGGTGACAATTCGTGTAGGAGACAAGCGGGCGCTTCGGCGGGGCTGA
- a CDS encoding VOC family protein, translating to MIEPGYDHVGLNVIDVDESIAFLQEMFGFSVIKRWDEPRQAFVGNGSVVLGIMENKEYDFSRHTMAHIAFSCAKEDFPDVVEKVKRLGAKIVSGPKPQREGETILFRDPSGNIFEVCYPRLVT from the coding sequence ATGATCGAACCAGGATATGACCACGTCGGTCTGAATGTAATTGATGTGGATGAGAGCATTGCGTTTCTCCAGGAGATGTTCGGGTTCAGCGTTATCAAGCGCTGGGACGAACCGAGGCAGGCTTTTGTCGGCAACGGAAGCGTTGTACTTGGCATAATGGAGAACAAGGAGTACGATTTCAGCCGGCACACCATGGCCCACATCGCCTTTTCCTGCGCCAAGGAGGATTTTCCCGATGTCGTGGAAAAGGTGAAGCGGCTCGGGGCGAAGATAGTTTCAGGACCTAAACCGCAACGGGAAGGGGAAACGATCCTGTTCCGCGATCCCTCCGGAAACATCTTCGAGGTGTGCTATCCCAGGCTCGTGACCTAA